The Verrucomicrobiota bacterium genomic sequence TCGTCTACAAAGGCATGCGGGCATTCGTAACTCTCGTAATATTTATGTGGTGGATGATGAGCGAATCGTTGGGGTAGCGATTTCCAGAATGATCCAAAGGCTTAAGAGGGCTCAGAATGAAGTGATTTATTTGCCTAGTGGAGAAGAACTTATTATGCGTATCTCAGAGGATAAAACGCTACCCGAATGGATTTTTATCGATTATTCGATGCCAGGAATGAACGGCGTTGAGACTTTAAGAAGAATTTTCTCCATGGCAGGGCATGATGAGCAAGAGATCAAAAAGATGGGAGTTGTAATCCTAAGCGGAATGCAAGTAGAGGAAAAAGCGGAACTCATTGAAGAATATCCACACATCAATTTCTTTAGCAAGCCATTTAGTATGGAGTCCATGCAGAGATTGTTTGAAAAAGCGGACGGCGGTTCTATAAAAGCGTCTCTGAAGAGCACTAGCAATCTTAAGCTACCACCGATTGCCAAGCCTACTCTTAAAGCACTGAGTGCATTGAAGAACTAATGCTTGATGGACTTGAGGATTAGGTCTTTGTCTCCATTGGTGTCCCAGACCAACTGAAGGAAATCGGCTGGATCTATATGGTTATCTTTGAAAAATTTTCGATCACCGCCGCATCCATACATGAGATCCGGATGCATTTCACCCTCTAGTTTGATCCTAGCTTTTTCAATAACTCTTGGTAACCATACTACACCACCATAAGCCTCGGTTTTAGAGGGAAGTTTAGAAATATCTGCTACTTTAGAGGACAATTTGCCACATAAGATCTTACGAAAGTAGGATCTGCGTATAGATGTTATCAAGAGAGTGGTGCCATAATCCGGTTCGCTGTAACAACACCAATCCTCTACAAAATCATATAATTCTTGGGCGTTACAACCAATATCATTTAAAAAAGAAATTTCTTTCTCATTGAAGTATGTGGTGCAATCCCTATTCCCATTTGTATAAAGACCTAAGGCTTTATCATACAATTGTTTGAAGTCTTGCGCCCATGTATAAGCTACCATAGCCTTAGATTAGAATATAATATTATCTGGCGTCAAACGGGTCGATACGGAAGGCAACGGAATGGAAAAATCCTCCCGGCAGTTCCTTACGCATATTCTCTGGGAAAGTAAGGGGTGTTTTATCTAATAAAACAATAGAGCGGTAAGAAAGAAGTGTCAGAAGAGAGTCCTTATCACCCCTATCTTGCTCGATAAGTGAAATCCTACCATAAGGATTAATAAAATAGCGAAAGGCCACAACGCCGGGCTTTAAGCTTCCACGATGCTTTGTAACCTCCTCTCGCCAAGTTTTAGCCACCGCATTGTTAATATCGTTTTTATAGCGCACAAATGTCTCCATATACAGTTCATTCTCATGAGCAGGCGGAGTCACTATAGATTTCTTAAGGCTTAT encodes the following:
- a CDS encoding DUF5069 domain-containing protein, with amino-acid sequence MVAYTWAQDFKQLYDKALGLYTNGNRDCTTYFNEKEISFLNDIGCNAQELYDFVEDWCCYSEPDYGTTLLITSIRRSYFRKILCGKLSSKVADISKLPSKTEAYGGVVWLPRVIEKARIKLEGEMHPDLMYGCGGDRKFFKDNHIDPADFLQLVWDTNGDKDLILKSIKH